A portion of the Glycine max cultivar Williams 82 chromosome 10, Glycine_max_v4.0, whole genome shotgun sequence genome contains these proteins:
- the LOC100305600 gene encoding uncharacterized protein LOC100305600, translated as MDSSSSASVSQHAKVVPKQFDIFFHAGRYPSSRRTHSSSSSSSFESFYFPEDPLLSPASPLRFSGVPFSWEHLPGIPKKQNSKKKLQESSLKLLPLPPPTTTHCSSKKHSHEETRIRKKNSIQSVFQRDPFFAALVECSKDDNEEITSRNLWNGAKVPIRSISDRFGFISLYASCKRTCAVSESLVYLPSSRRSTCEHVSPRSL; from the coding sequence ATGGATTCTTCTTCATCAGCAAGTGTTAGTCAGCATGCCAAGGTTGTTCCAAAACAATTTGACATCTTCTTCCATGCAGGAAGGTACCCTTCATCTCGCAGGACTCattcctcttcctcctcttcctcctttGAATCATTCTATTTCCCAGAGGATCCTCTTCTTAGTCCTGCATCCCCTCTTAGATTCTCTGGTGTTCCATTTTCTTGGGAACACTTGCCTGGAATTCCCAAGAAACAAAATTCTAAAAAGAAGCTGCAAGAGTCTTCCTTGAAACTACTACCATTGCCCCCTCCAACTACCACACACTGTTCTTCTAAAAAGCACTCTCATGAAGAAACAAGGATTAGGAAAAAGAATTCAATACAAAGTGTTTTCCAAAGGGATCCTTTCTTTGCTGCACTTGTTGAATGCTCAAAGGATGATAATGAAGAAATTACAAGTAGAAATTTGTGGAATGGAGCTAAGGTGCCAATAAGGAGTATTAGTGATCGTTTTGGGTTTATTAGCCTTTATGCCTCTTGCAAGAGAACTTGTGCTGTTTCTGAATCTTTAGTCTACCTTCCAAGCTCAAGAAGAAGCACCTGTGAGCATGTTAGTCCCAGGTCCCTCTAA